The genomic stretch aaaggaatatatagatatatatttgttgaaatacaaaaaaaaaaggaatatattgataaaaaaatttattcaaataaaaaagaatatataggaataaatttgttgaaataaaaaaaaaaaaagaaacagagagagaaaaaaaaaatatttcacagatttcaatataaaagtgaaattgaaaattattttaaataaaaaaaatccaCAAAAAttaagttaaaataaaaaaatgagaaaatattttattagaaaaaatatacaaaaaaaaattcagttaaaataaaaaatgagaaattgtatcaaaaaaaaaaaaaaaataaataaaaatatcttaaaatttaaaaaaagaaacaacattgaaataaaaatccAATTaaaataccaaaaaaaaaacaattgaaataaaaatccagttaaaatacaaaatgagaaaaacttttatcaaaaaaaaaaaaaaatataaaaacaattcatttaaaaaaaaatgatgaaaagaaaaatcaagttaaaataaaaatatatatatatataattaagttaaaataaaaaataagaaaaaaaaaatatatctatatatataaataaatataccaatacatacataattataccaaaacctatatatatttatatataaaacccaacacatatataccccactcacacatatataaaaccCAACACATATATCaccacacatatatataccccctacacatatataccccacatatatatatataccccACACATATACATACCCCACGAAGATATATATCCGGACACACAAATAtctctaaatatatatattttggatatatatatacatatacatatatacatgatATAGAAACATAAAcgcatatatatacacattatatatacatataagcgtatatatatgcatatatgttCCTATATTGtgcatatatgtatatgtatatatatattcaaaatatatatttataaatatttgtgcGCCCCCCTCCCCCTGGGGATATACATCTTCGTGGGCGGGGTATATGTggtggtatatatatacatgtggtggttatatatatatacgtgTGGTGGTATATATGGGTGGTATATATGGGTGGTATATATACGTGTGGTATATGTGTatgtgtatatgtatatgtgggttttttttgtgttttaatatatatatgaagagaaataaattatatatatatagaataaagttaaaataatgaaaaaaaaatattattaacatagaaaaaaaaaaaagaatatattaaaaaataagagagaaaaaaaaatttcacacatttcaaaataaaaataaaaatgaaaatttttttaaataaaaataaaattgagttaaaatataaaaaaaaaattcacttagaaaaaaaacaattgaaaaaataatttaataaaaaaaaaaaaaaaaaaaaaaaaaaaatatatatatatatataaaaaaatttagttaaaataaaaaatgtgaaattttattagaaaaaaattgaaaataaaatttagttaaataaaaatataaaaaagaatttagttaaaaaatgagaaattttatcaaaaaaaataaatgtaaaaatcattaaaataaaaatgatgaaatgaaaaatgcagctaaaatacaaaatgataaattttatcaaaaaaaatataaaaacaattcatttaaataaaaataatgagaaaaaaattcagttaaaataaaaatatgagaaATTTTATGATAGAAAAATgaagttaaaataaaaaatgaaaaaaaaaaaaaaaattacctatatttatttacatacatacatatatatatatacccaaacatacatatatatatcccaatacatatatacctAAACCcacacacatatacatatatatatatctaaacctacatatacatatattttttttttgtagaaaAAAACACCAACTGCACCTACGGATATTTTTCGTGTGCTTAATATACCCCAAAATGATGAGGCGATGCCGACAAAAACATCAACGAATAGATACATACCATACAAAAGTGACCGTTACGCTGGAcgaacatacatatatgtggaaaatgataatgatagtGATAACTATGTGGTAACAACTGATACATCTGATATTACTTCATCTTCTGAAAGTGAATATGAAGAGATTGATATCAAtgatatatatccatataaatcacctaaatataaaactttaATTGAAGTTGTTTTGAAACCAAGCAAAACATATGATGcagaaaatatacatattgataataatatggaggataataatgatacacCCATCAATAAACTTACAGATGTGGAATGGAATCAATTGAAACATGATTTTATTTCACAATATTTAGAAATCATACCAAAGGATTTACCTAATGAAAATACCATTGATGATAATATCTATATGGATACACAAACTAACATTGTTGATAGTAGTATGGAAGAAAAACCTTTTATTACATCCATTCAAGATAGATTTCTTGATAATATTGGACAAGATAttacttataatattaattggaatataccaaaaaatattagaaCTAATACTACAGATTATCCAAAATATGTTACATCAAACGACAAATATTCTGGAATTGATCTAATTAATGATTCGTTAAATAATGATCaacatattgatatatatgatgagtTGTTAAAACGAAAAGAAAACGAATTATTTGGAACAAAACATCCAAAAAATACAACAACAAATAAAGTTGCAAAACCAATAAGTGGTGATCCTATACTAAATCAAATAGAATTGTTTGATAAATGGTTAGAGAGGCATAGAAATAACCAGTGGAATATACAACGTGATACGTTGAACCAGTGGAAAAACAAACcggataataatatacctgTGGAAAACGTCCACACTACACATAAATTGTTGAATACCAACCTTTCTATAGAAATAAGTAGTGATGATATCCCTAGATCTAATATGGATATGAGTGGTACTAATAGATATGCTTATTTGGATGATATGGATTCGTTCGAAAATAGTGGTgatgaaaatttattatgataaaaattggATATATTTCTTGGATATATATGTGACCGAAGATATATAAAtcctaattttaataaaataattaatccgtataatatatatatatatattaaatttgtttgtgtgttttaaaaaaaatatttattaaaattcattttaaaaaaaaaaaaaaaaaaagtataatggtttttaattcattaattAAATTGATTTgaacattattttattattttttttttttttatttatgtatagtgacatataataatttacaaatattatatatatatattttatataaattttaatttatgtttttttgaataatatagttaaacattttaattatattttgtgtttcattacatatatgatatgcacaaataattttattaaagatgaaatatttgtattatatatatatatatatatgtgtgtataataaattaatttttttttgtggagatatatattatataaaaaataatgtaatatatatatatttatattttattttataaagaaaaaaagaaaagaaaccATTAAGGTACAAAATAttctttgtttttataattttaaaaagaatttcataaaaaaaaatttgataatttatataaattaataacaaatatgttaaaataaattttttatcacactttaaaaatatacattatgtaataatatggCAATAAATAACCGATCGTTCAATATTATAAAGTAACAACTACatagatattattaaatttatatttgttcattatatatatgggcGTTATATTTAACaataattttgtattatttttaataggatcaaaatatatttttatttattatataaatacatttatatataaaaaaaaataaatattaacgAATAACACCTACGactaatataatttttcattcaaTTTCACACAGtttatttcttttgtttAATGATATTGCaataaaaacatacatatgaatgaaaatataaataaaaatataacttctgtataattaaaataaaaccaatataaagaaaaacaaattaaccaaataaaaaaagtgttaagaaaaaaaaacatttaagaaaaaatatataaaaacaaatatttttattaacaaataattttacaaaaaaacaaatattaaaataaatcaacCAAACGAAAAATAAAagcaaaaaattaaaacaaataaaccaaaccaaataaaatcaaagaaacaaaaaaaaaataaaataaaaaaaaacaatcaaaacaaataatcgaaacaaatcaaaaaaaaaaaaaaaaaaaaaaaaaaaaaaccatatatatattttaatcaaATACAAATCCtaaatcataatataaaatccTAATGTTATATGTAAAACTCAtaaacatatgtatatatattcttagtGAAATCTTGCAACCATTAATTCGTCGTCGGGTTCATCAAATTCTTTTTCATCATCGTCACTATCTGCCGAACCTGtttcttctattttttcAACATCAATATATGTACTAGTGGGTGACTTTGTTACTTTCGTTGTTTCTCCAGCGGATGTAAATATTTCTGTCTCTTCCACCTCTTCAACCACAGGGCAGTAATCACATCTTTCGTTCAAAAACTGTTCGTTTTTTCCACAATCATCAAAAAAAGCAAAATCGTCGACATAAGTAgccattttgtttttaaaagCATTTTCCATATCGTATCGTCTTAAATTATTCATGGTCTCCTCGTTGGTTTCGTGCAAATAATTCATGATTTTATCTTTGGGCGACAATCTTGAAGCAATAACTTCACCTAAATAcccatattttttcatacttAAGTATGCTTCACGTTCGTATTTTATCAGAATATCACTTGTATATTCTTTAAGTTTGGTTCTCACAAAATTTATTAGATATTTATTGAATACAGTATAATATCGATCCAAGAAACGGAAATTACtcgtaatataaaaatgaatattttcataatatgcATACAAAGGATAAACAGCGAAAAAACAAAACGCGTACATGAACCCGTTCGTCAGTTCCATGAAAAAATTTCTATTAAAACTATGAACGGACGGTTTGCGTTCGTACGTTTTTTCACTAACATGTTGTGTTTGTTCTTTTATTGCAGGACCAAACCCTCCAGGAAACGATTTGCCTGCATCCAGGTATAAATTcgtgaaaaaataaaaaaataaatatcgtGCTCCTTCAGGAGCCATAAAGTCATTGAAGAAAAAACTTTGTGGCGTAGGACTTCCAAACTCACACTCACTCCCTTTACTACAATCATGGTTAGCAGTATTAATTTTCTTACACACACCTTTTACCCAATCAATTGATCCACAAATTCTGAGATATAGAAAATAGGTTGTGATGGGTAAAAATTTTCTTCCAATAAATTGTCCTACTTTTTTAGCAGAGTAAAAATTCGCACTTGCCACGGCCTGGTATTCACATAAAAgacttaaatttttataatttaacatTTCGTACATTTTGGATGCAAGCATAAAATAATTGGAGAAAACGAACGTTTTCCCATATTTTAATTGTGTGATAGGTTTTTTCGCATATGGTGGCAACAAACTGTTGGTCATACTATCCATGATACTTCCGTTATACACATATGCAAATGTAAGAAATGCGGACGTACTTGTTGCTACTTGTATATTTTCACTTAATCCATACGCTTTGTCCAGATGATCTGCATGGTTGCTTAACATTGTGGAAAACAACATTTGAAATGCTGCAAACATCGTTTTCGCATAATAGCGCGACGCCATAGAATTATGAATTTCCAGTTCACGTTCGTCTTTGTTTAATTTCGAATAATTATTAGCAACATTCATGAAAAAAACGTTATTCACGCtctacaaaaatatatatatatttgtatgtatGTGTGTATTTGTGGATGTGTATATATAGTTTTTAGGTATGCGTAtaagcatatatataaatacaaatacatatataaaaatgcatatatacacaaatacatacacatactaatatatatacatacatatacatatattgttTTTACCATTTTGTCGTTTCTTCTCTGTGTCCTGTACGTTTCTTCTATTCTTCTAAATAGTAAATAAACCGTTTGTAGGAACGAAGTGTCAGAAAATATATCTgtgttaaaattatatatggaaTATAATTCGTCCACCACTTCTTtcaatatatctttatttactTTAAATCCATAAATAATaccatatttataaaaattgacAGAATTTCCCATAATGCTGTGTAATGTATGGTAGACACGAtcttttacttttttatatgttggGGTAGCAGTCATATATTTTctcatattaaatatatctgCAAAAAATAACACCTCGTCAAAATGGGTTTTGTACAAATCCATTGAGTCTCGCATTaacattaatttattattgatattataaatattatgatatttatataaatttttcacATGTCGCTGATCAAAATACATATCGTAGGCACATTCAATTAATGATTTCAAAACTTTATTCCACTGGTTCATTTTTGGTGGTTCAAATTTCTGAGACAAGACTTTATCGTGTAAatcttttcttatatatggATTGTgataatttgaaaaataaaaccCTGCGGGCGAACTAATCATCCAATCTTTAAATTTATGTTCGAGAATTAAAGATAAAGGATAAGATCGCGGTAATCCTAGAGGTGGTTCATTCaattgatgaaaaaaatctAGTTGGAGAAAAGAGTTGACATGGACCAAAAACGTGAGtgcttttttcattttttctaacGTTCCAACTTTCATTAATTTTTCCAGTTCTGcgaaaatgtatatatgtatatgtgtatatgtgtgtatatatgtatatatatatgtgtatatatgtatatgtgtggatatgtatatatagtgattataaatatatttgtttgttaCCATCGACCAAATTGTTTGGAATACGTTTCCTAACATATaaagtataatatttttttatagggGAAGGGAACCAATAGTTCGTCACGACCGTTCTGTTAAATGAATCTTcgtcttttatatttaaatacattGCTTCAGCGATATTTTTGTAGGGAATAtctataaattaatatatatatatgtacatatatgtgtgtatattcatatgtacatata from Plasmodium sp. gorilla clade G2 genome assembly, contig: PADLG01_00_55, whole genome shotgun sequence encodes the following:
- a CDS encoding erythrocyte membrane protein 1, PfEMP1, putative, with the protein product MPTKTSTNRYIPYKSDRYAGRTYIYVENDNDSDNYVVTTDTSDITSSSESEYEEIDINDIYPYKSPKYKTLIEVVLKPSKTYDAENIHIDNNMEDNNDTPINKLTDVEWNQLKHDFISQYLEIIPKDLPNENTIDDNIYMDTQTNIVDSSMEEKPFITSIQDRFLDNIGQDITYNINWNIPKNIRTNTTDYPKYVTSNDKYSGIDLINDSLNNDQHIDIYDELLKRKENELFGTKHPKNTTTNKVAKPISGDPILNQIELFDKWLERHRNNQWNIQRDTLNQWKNKPDNNIPVENVHTTHKLLNTNLSIEISSDDIPRSNMDMSGTNRYAYLDDMDSFENSGDENLL
- a CDS encoding cytoadherence linked asexual protein 3.1, putative yields the protein MVSFHKIFFFFLIFILYLNEKVICSINDNENDNETVTSSHNVQYNDNIEQLKSMIGNDELHKNLTILEKLILESLEKDKLKYPLLKQGTEELIDISKFQKKNVSDTNDETYVIPTLQSTFYDMVQYEHLMKKQLIEIYNSDISDIIKKKIFIVRTLKTIKLMLIPLDSYKQNNDLKTALEELNNVFTVNGDPQRKTSPVGDHEKFFTNLLTHVREMKENEEILKKPEIPILDDSKIDVMDTNDFFFTTNSNINFMEALDDITNQYGLGLVNHLGPHLIALGHFIILKLALKNYNNYFQAKSIKFFSWQKILEFSMSDRFKVLDMMCDHESVYYSEKKRRKTYLKVDRSHTSMECNILEYLIHYFNKYQLEIIKTTQDTDFDLHGMMEHKYIKDYFFSFMCNDPKECIIYHTNQFKKEANEENTFPEEPNREISAYNIYLNYYYFMKRYSSYGTKKTLYVHLLNLTGLLNYDTRAYVTSLYLPGYYNTVEMSFTEEKDFSKLFENLLKCIEKCHLHQPNTLSKDSNFLNEVSKCDVCKGAFLYSNIKFDDVPSMVQKFYVYLTKGLKIQKVSSLMRTLDMYQEYSNFLSHDINWYTFLFLFRVTSFKDIPYKNIAEAMYLNIKDEDSFNRTVVTNYWFPSPIKKYYTLYVRKRIPNNLVDELEKLMKVGTLEKMKKALTFLVHVNSFLQLDFFHQLNEPPLGLPRSYPLSLILEHKFKDWMISSPAGFYFSNYHNPYIRKDLHDKVLSQKFEPPKMNQWNKVLKSLIECAYDMYFDQRHVKNLYKYHNIYNINNKLMLMRDSMDLYKTHFDEVLFFADIFNMRKYMTATPTYKKVKDRVYHTLHSIMGNSVNFYKYGIIYGFKVNKDILKEVVDELYSIYNFNTDIFSDTSFLQTVYLLFRRIEETYRTQRRNDKMSVNNVFFMNVANNYSKLNKDERELEIHNSMASRYYAKTMFAAFQMLFSTMLSNHADHLDKAYGLSENIQVATSTSAFLTFAYVYNGSIMDSMTNSLLPPYAKKPITQLKYGKTFVFSNYFMLASKMYEMLNYKNLSLLCEYQAVASANFYSAKKVGQFIGRKFLPITTYFLYLRICGSIDWVKGVCKKINTANHDCSKGSECEFGSPTPQSFFFNDFMAPEGARYLFFYFFTNLYLDAGKSFPGGFGPAIKEQTQHVSEKTYERKPSVHSFNRNFFMELTNGFMYAFCFFAVYPLYAYYENIHFYITSNFRFLDRYYTVFNKYLINFVRTKLKEYTSDILIKYEREAYLSMKKYGYLGEVIASRLSPKDKIMNYLHETNEETMNNLRRYDMENAFKNKMATYVDDFAFFDDCGKNEQFLNERCDYCPVVEEVEETEIFTSAGETTKVTKSPTSTYIDVEKIEETGSADSDDDEKEFDEPDDELMVARFH